CAATAATAAGATTTGTATTATTGCAGGTCCATGTCAGTTAGAGACAGAACAGCATGCAATGGATATGGCTGGAAAAATTAAGGAAATTACTTCAAAATTTGGCCTTGGATTTATTTACAAAACCTCATTTGATAAAGCGAACAGAACTAGTTTAAAAGGCAAAAGGGGAGCAGGGTTAGATGCATCACTTCCTGTATTTGATAAAATTAAAAAGGAATTGAATGTCCCTATTTTAACAGACATTCATAATGCCGAACAATGTGAAATTGTTTCAAAACATGTTGATGTTTTACAAATCCCAGCTTTTCTATGTCGACAAACAGACTTATTAATTGCTGCGGCTAAAACAAATAAAATTATTAATGTAAAAAAAGGTCAGTTCCTAGCACCTTGGGATATGGTGAATGTAACTAAAAAAATTTCAGACTCAGGAAATAAAAATATCCTAGTCACAGAAAGAGGTGCAAGTTTTGGATACAACACTTTAGTCTCAGACATGAGATCATTACCTATAATGGCAAAGAATGGTTATCCAGTAATTTTCGATGCAACTCATTCTGTTCAACAACCAGGTGGCCAAGGTGAATCCTCTGGTGGTCAAAGAGAATTTGTTGAATATTTAGCAAGAGCTGCAGTTGCGGTTGGAGTTGCAGGTGTATTTATTGAAACACATCAAGATCCTGATAATGCTCCATCAGACGGACCAAACATGGTACCATTGAATAAATTAGAGAATCTATTAAAACAATTACACGATATAGATAATCTAATTAAAAAATAGTGAGTAAAATTTTAAAAGTAAAAGCACGTCAAGTTTTTGATAGTAGAGGAAATCCAACA
Above is a genomic segment from Candidatus Pelagibacter sp. FZCC0015 containing:
- the kdsA gene encoding 3-deoxy-8-phosphooctulonate synthase; the protein is MSAIRVNCENIEISNNNKICIIAGPCQLETEQHAMDMAGKIKEITSKFGLGFIYKTSFDKANRTSLKGKRGAGLDASLPVFDKIKKELNVPILTDIHNAEQCEIVSKHVDVLQIPAFLCRQTDLLIAAAKTNKIINVKKGQFLAPWDMVNVTKKISDSGNKNILVTERGASFGYNTLVSDMRSLPIMAKNGYPVIFDATHSVQQPGGQGESSGGQREFVEYLARAAVAVGVAGVFIETHQDPDNAPSDGPNMVPLNKLENLLKQLHDIDNLIKK